The proteins below are encoded in one region of Lactuca sativa cultivar Salinas chromosome 3, Lsat_Salinas_v11, whole genome shotgun sequence:
- the LOC111881590 gene encoding uncharacterized protein LOC111881590: MTSTLSKYLDKVYTMAEGGSRYCSKKSDDICGDICDEDSGKPSTMARLRCILRGLELKTIIFLFVMVPSIILGLYIHGQKVSYFLRPLWESPPKPFHEIPHYYHENVSMENLCKLHGWGTREFPRRVFDAVLFSNEVDLLTIRWHELYPYVTEFVLLESNSTFTGIPKPLVFASQQDKFKFVAPRLTYGQIPGRFQKGENPFVEEAYQRLALDFLLKKAGIQDDDLLIMSDVDEIPSRHTINLLRWCDDIPQILHLRLKNYLYSFEFLLDNNSWRASVHRYQSGKTTYAHYRQSDIMLADAGWHCSFCFRHISEFIFKMKAYSHVDRVRFNKFLNPTRVQKVICKGSDLFDMLPEEYTFKEIIGKMGPIPHSYSAVHLPAHLIENADKYRFLLPGNCIRESG, translated from the exons ATGACGTCTACTTTATCAAAATATCTCGATAAAGTCTATACGATGGCAGAAGGGGGATCTCGTTATTGCTCTAAAAAATCTGACGATATCTGTGGTGATATTTGCGATGAG GATTCAGGAAAGCCTTCCACCATGGCAAGATTACGATGCATTCTACGAGGACTCGAGCTCAAAACCATCATCTTCCTTTTCGTAATGGTCCCAAGCATCATCCTCGGTTTATACATCCACGGACAAAAAGTCTCCTACTTTTTACGACCCTTATGGGAATCACCACCAAAACCCTTCCACGAAATCCCCCACTACTATCACGAAAACGTATCAATGGAAAATCTCTGCAAACTCCATGGCTGGGGCACACGAGAGTTCCCAAGGCGTGTATTTGATGCAGTATTATTCAGTAATGAAGTCGACCTTTTAACAATAAGATGGCACGAATTATACCCTTATGTCACCGAATTTGTCCTCCTTGAATCAAACTCCACATTCACAGGAATCCCAAAGCCTCTAGTGTTCGCCAGTCAACAAGATAAGTTCAAATTCGTGGCCCCACGTTTAACATATGGTCAAATTCCAGGAAGATTTCAAAAGGGTGAAAACCCTTTTGTTGAAGAAGCATACCAAAGACTTGCATTGGATTTTCTCTTGAAGAAAGCCGGGATTCAAGATGATGATTTGTTGATCATGTCAGATGTTGATGAGATTCCAAGTCGACATACAATCAATCTGTTGAGATGGTGTGATGACATCCCTCAAATTCTTCATCTTCGATTAAAAAATTACTTATATTCGTTTGAATTTCTGTTGGATAACAATAGTTGGAGGGCATCTGTTCACAGATATCAATCGGGAAAAACAACGTATGCTCATTATCGACAATCTGACATAATGTTGGCGGATGCAGGGTGGCATTGTAGCTTTTGTTTTCGCCACATCagcgagttcatcttcaaaatGAAAGCTTATAGTCATGTCGATAGAGTGAGGTTCAATAAGTTTTTGAATCCTACGAGGGTTCAAAAGGTAATTTGCAAAGGGTCGGATCTTTTCGATATGCTTCCGGAAGAGTACACGTTTAAAGAAATCATCGGGAAAATGGGACCCATTCCACATTCCTATTCAGCTGTTCATCTTCCTGCACATCTTATAGAAAACGCAGATAAATACAGATTTCTTTTACCTGGGAATTGTATAAGAGAAAGTGGGTGA